Within Triticum dicoccoides isolate Atlit2015 ecotype Zavitan chromosome 1B, WEW_v2.0, whole genome shotgun sequence, the genomic segment TAAGCACGTCGTGCGGGATCATGCATATACAGGGCATCAAGTAAGGCACGAAAATATATGAGCGACACGACGCAGGGTGGAGCATGGTTGTAGTCAGATAATTCTGGCTGGGTTAGACTGCATAGCCTGATGGATCGACATAGATGTTGGTCAAAGCAGAAGACGGCGATGATTTCAACAACGACGACGTAAGACCATGATGCTTATGGTCCCTCAATTTTGGGGCGTGAAAATAcatcgaaatcactagttaaggagtacttcttgcgaagatcactccaacttccccaggttgcgacaagtggtgcgctgcatgtgcgccacttgtcgcaacctgtgagttttcccttttctcgtagatccgtttattcaaaacgttttatctcttaaaccgtgcgttcaaATCTCAAACCATTTTCGCCGTTGTATTCCTCGTGTCGAGACCTTCAAAGCTAGATCCCATGTTCATAGGTTTGACGAACTTTTTTCagaaaaaaaccgaacgaaaaaaaccgaaccaggagcacagattttttccctttccgaaagaggcacaccGTGCCTccgacgaaatcacaaccgtgcccctCGCTGaaacaaaatcgtgactctcgcgaaagaaaataaagaaaaaacgcattttttccgtttttcaggaggcacggccgtgactctcgtgaaagcaggaccgtgcctctcgcggaagcaaaaccgtgactctcgcgaaagaaaaataaataggaaacacatttttttcctttccgagaggcacggccgtgactctcgtgaaagcacaaccgtgcctctcgcggaagcaaaaccgtgactctcgcgaaaggaaaaaaacagaaaccacGTTATTTTTTTCGTTTCCGTGAGGCACGGCCGTGAttctcgtgaaagcaaaaccgtgactcttgcaAAGAGAAAAAATGCGATTTTTTCCACAattttgttttcaattttttttgttgaAAAGCTATGGAAGACCGGTGGAAAATCAAAACAACGAAAAACCCCGAAAAAAactgtttaaaaagccgaaaacgcatgcgaaaaaataaaaaaacaaaatccgaagggAGCATCTAGAGCGTGACACGTGGCAAATGGCTGAGGgcacgccaagtggcgctgattgtTGCGAGACTCCCGAAGAAgccctcgttaattagttgctctcaaAATATATGGTGCATGTCTGAGAGCTTGTGCGTCTTCGACAGGACTATGGCACTGCGTTGATTCAAAGCAGCGCGCACATGAGAGAGATTGAAGTAGAAGGAGTGTGGTGTAGCATGGCGTAGCTACATGGAGTCATGTTGGAGTCGAAGCTGGAGTCTGATGGACGACCtcactctgtgctgatggaggggctatgGCGTAAGTTAACGGAGAGCCAATGCTTCTTTCAGGAAAAAAGCGAGTGGCACGTAGTTTGGACTAGAGCACAATTGTCTGATGGAAGTGTGAAACTCGTCAACGGTAGGCGATGATcaatggtactctgcagtggggttgagtggtgtgggttcgcgacccttgagactcgacaaaggctcgacgcggtaatagcagtGATGCGTGTGGTATAGAAAAAGATCTGTGATTTTGAAACTACTACAACTCATGGCAGCGAGTAGAGACAAAAACAATGCATATAAATTTTCAAAGTCaaatttcataaagtttgacctACTTCATAGAGAAAGATATCAGCATCAATATTACCAATggaatataatataaaaatatatttcatgaGTTATCTAATGAGGTTAATTTGGTATTGTAGGTGTAAAtatttttctctataaacttggtagAACATTACAAAGCTTGAATTTCAGAAAAATATGTGTATGCACtataatttggaacggaggaagtaccacAGATGGAAATACATGAATTTGACAAGTCATTTCTCACTGAACATACAAGCTAGCAAAGTCCCACGTGGCAATATTTTGATGCATGCAATTGTGAcacaaagaaagaaagagagaaagaaagatTTATTCTTTTGAAATCAATCATTATCATCCAGATCTAGACAGTATAAAACATAATGGCTGATTCCCATTATAATGTTTTGCTTATCTTAATGGCACATTAGCATTTGCCAATACTTAACTAACTCGTCTGGCACTTGTGATGAAATATAGATTCTCATCACACAACGTATGGTAGAAAACTAAACCGGCATATGTAGTTCAGAGGAAGAATTCAGATACTCCTCGAACTAAAGAAGGCTTAATGATCGTACCAAGTCGCAGATCAACGATGAACAACTGATCTATAAACCATCACCTTAGTTCTGCCGATAGGCAATATAATTGGCCAAAGACAACAGTGGTGCTGCCTTGTCTTGGTCGAAAACAGCAATTTGCTCCTTTGCATCACGGAGCAAATTTTCTGCAAACTCCCGTGATTTCTCCAACCCTAGTAACTTTGGGTATGCCGTCTTGTCACTCGCCGAATCCTTCCCTGATGTCTTCCCTAGCTCCTCAGATGACTTGGTCACATCAAGTATGTCATCAATCACCTGGAACAGCAACCCAATTGATCTCGCATACTTCCTCAACCTCTCAATGTGGTCATCCGAGCCACCTCCAATGATTGCACCAATAACCACTGAGGCCTCGATCAATGCAGCAGTCTTGTGGAGATGGATGTACTCAAGGCGGTCAAGAGGTACGGTCTTAGTTGAGCCGGTTATCTCCAGATCAACAACCTAACAAGAAGTACATAGACACCCATTATATTTTGAGAAATGTGACAACTTGTAAATTTCAATTTGTAATTCAAATGTACGTACGGAGATACCAATGCAAATCATCCTTCTTAATTACAATATCTTCAAATGATTCATAGAATTAGAACATTTCCATTCTGTACTATTTGGGTGATGAAATCGGAATAGAACAATCTGCTGACCTGGCCGGCGACGAGGCCCTCTGATCCGATGCAGCGTGCAAGCTCACCAATGGCGCGGACAACACGAGCGGTGTGCTTGTCGGGATCGATGTATATGTGATGTACAAGGTGGGCCACTAATATGTAGTACGAATGCAAAAATAACGTTTNNNNNNNNNNNNNNNNNNNNNNNNNNNNNNNNNNNNNNNNNNNNNNNNNNNNNNNNNNNNNNNNNNNNNNNNNNNNNNNNNNNNNNNNNNNNNNNNNNNNNNNNNNNNNNNNNNNNNNNNNNNNNNNNNNNNNNNNNNNNNNNNNNNNNNNNNNNNNNNNNNNNNNNNNNNNNNNNNNNNNNNNNNNNNNNNNNNNNNNNNNNNNNNNNNNNNNNNNNNNNNNNNNNNNNNNNNNNNNNNNNNNNNNNNNNNNNNNNNNNNNNNNNNNNNNNNNNNNNNNNNNNNNNNNNNNNNNNNNNNNNNNNNNNNNNNNNNNNNNNNNNNNNNNNNNNNNNNNNNNNNNNNNNNNNNNNNNNNNNNNNNNNNNNNNNNNNNNNNNNNNNNNNNNNNNNNNNNNNNNNNNTGCTCAGTGTGACTGTGATTTCAACATTTCTAAATACAGTGACCGATTTGACTACACGAGACATCAACAATGATCATCGATGTAATGTAATCCATTTTTTCTGGTCAGCGAGATCGACAGTCCAAGGACGAAACAAGAGACGGCAAGGAACAAACACGATCCTTTatcaaaggaaaaaagaagaacaaAAGTGACACGAGGTTAACAAGATAGGGAACCCGACATTAGGCAATGATGTGAGTTCAGCACTAAGATCGCAGAGCTGGAATAACAAAGTACTCATGCTTTTTTTCTCGCGAATAACAAAGTACTCACGCTAAACACGCCACAGTCCACACATTGTGTGTGCCATCTCACATAATATAAATTGAAACGTTTGACTTCCAAACTCACTTGCAACCTGAACCTATACATTACAACTCGGCACAACTGAGCGTCTCGGTAATTAAGGTTCATATTGAACAATACCGAGCTTGAACACTGAAACATAGCGAAACAGACTTTCTTCACACCATCGTCCACGTGGACGCAGTGATGAGGATGGTCATTGTCTCACACGCCGACTGCCTGAACAGCTAGCCTCATAGAGCATGGGCAACCCCTTAGAAGGATCAATGCAGACCACCTTGGCATTGCTGGCCTCCATCGGCATATCAACGAAGTGTGATGCTTCCGTTCGCATGGCCTGTCTTTGTGCTTCCCTCGTCAACAGCCGACGCTGGGATGGCCATGACCGTGACATTGGACTCGAGCATCATTGCAAGGTTACATGGTGGCATAGACATGAGCTCTGGCTCGACAAAGGTGGAGATGGAACTGATGGACTAGTACCACTAAAGACAAACATTCGGAGATGGATGGGCTGGAGAAGAAACATGTATAtttgttttcctccaatattttagATAGACTAAAGCTGGATAAAGAGAGAAGCAAATATGGAAACATATCGCATCCACTTTCACTAAACGGCTCACGAATTGTTTGGAATGCGAAGGCAAATGTGATCTCCCAGCAATATCTCGAGTCCAAAACCTCACCCATCTACATATATCATCATCTGCGGCAAGAACATAGCAACACCAAAATCCTACCAGCAACCGCTGCAATGCACCCTCCTCACGACAGCAAACCATCGACGGTGGGAGACTATGATTCAGTTGCTGTACTACTCCTCTTTGTTCTGTTTCATGTTTTTGGCGGTTTCGTTGACAGTGGACTATATATATGATTTCTGTCCATATCTTTTCTTCATTAGCTCTTTTTCAGAAATAAGTAAATAAACTGTGAACATGGGATACGTCTTGAGAAAGCCTCTCAAGAACTGTTTGTCATGTCTTTATCAGTCATGTGACCATCCTAATTGCATGTCTGGTTTATATATGATTCCTTGCCAAACAAAAATTCATGGGAAATacaccctccgtcccataatataagagcgtttttgagatGGGAAATACACTATAACCACTAGCTCAGGACCAATATGTAGAGATCGAAAAATGACAAGAACAAAAGCCAAAGTGATTTTCATCAGATGTAAAAAAGGACTAGAATAACTACCAACTCATCTTGGCAGAGGTCATCTCTCTTTTTGAATATTATCTTCGATGTTCCCCATTCGCTGTCTTAAATATGTATGACTCTTGAGGTGCAACACCAGTAAGGAGAAGCGTAGGTGCTATGGTGAACATATCTGCTGAAATGAGTTTATCAGAATAATTCAATTAAAGGAACTACTTGACAAACAGTAAAAAAAGCAAccaagacaagttatatatgatccTTGTTTTTCTAGCATTGAAGAACAGTAAACAACGAGTAAGTTAATGATCTGAGATGATAAAATGTGTCGTCTTGAGTCATACAATTTAGATTATTTTCTAGTAGCTAAGACCATGAGAAAACTTGTTTGGGAAGAAAACTTGCTAGTACCGGCGCATGAAAAGGTGTCCTGAAAGGAAAAAAAGAATGAAAGCTCACAAGTCACAAGTTAAAAATGTAATCAAAAGACCATCATGTTTTGTACGTAATCACACAATTAACATCAAATAGTAAGAAGACGATTCCAGCCATGCTCCCACCCCCTCATCATGTTCAGTGGAAGTTCGGTCACCTACTGAGTTCCTGAACACGTTCTGCTACCTGGTGAATCAGAGGGCCAACACTGCCATCTACTTGATAGTCCTCAAACTGGTAGGTAGTTATAGTGGGTAAATACACAAATAGCACATATTTTGCTTCTATCATGCTAATCTCAAATATGGGCCAAGTGGGAACAAGAGAGCAGACAATATGTGTCAATATCTCTATTGAACCAGACCAAGCACATTACAATGAGATAAGCATGCATaacagatgatgaaaattctcTCAAAAAGACAGATGGTGTAAACTGAATTGACAGACTTGACAAAAGGACACATGTCTTTCTATTTGTTATACAACAATTTTTCATGAGAAATTCCGCAAAGAATCACATAATTATCAATGACTAATTCACAAGGGTGGAAAATAAAAAAACTGTCTGTAAACCCAAGAAAATCTCTTTTTTCATGCAAATAAATCCAATAAAATCTGAGAACCTCCTATCACAGGCATCTAAGAAAAATGGAAGCACACATAAAGGCGTTAGATAGCTTACTTCTTTGCTTTCAGAATCTGGTGAGAGAAGTTCTAGTGCATCAGCCACATCAACTTCTCACACTTGACTTTTCCATCAATTCAACTGCTTGTTTAGCTTTCCTGCACATTATCAATTACAAACTAGATCAAGGTAAATTTATCAGTTTTTGCCGTCTATAAGATCAGCTTTTGCGCACACACAAATATCCATTAAAATCCATGAAAGCATCATTTGGTTGCACAATTAACTAAAATGGATCAATTTAACAGCATATTTAATATAAAAAGGTATGCTATCACCCAGAAAAATTAATTAGGGTGATTAAAACTAGCAAATGATACAGAATTCCTGCTAGAGGGCAACCAACCACTACATTTGCAGTATGACGCGAAGAGTAAGAAATGATTTTCTCAGAACGGAGCACTAACATGCTTGACAGACAGCATGGTGCAGAAGGTGTTAACTAATAAGAATATTGGTCAGAAATAACAAAGGCCTAGTTGCGCTCTAGCCCTTACAAAATGAAACACGAGAAATAACATGTTTGATTGCTGGATAAGAATCAGGAAGAACAAAAATGAAGTGGGGTGCGTAAATTAGATAAATTTCCTCTGAAGCAAAAATAATTGTCTTAGAGATGCAACACTAGAAGATTGGCAGTTGAAGATTGCTGAATTTGCAGCGAACTGAAAGAAATATCTGTGTATATTTATTTCTAAGAATAAAAGGCAGGCTATCCTAAACCGCACAGGTACAAACTGCCAGAAGGCACAACATTTTTTAGTAGTTCCCAAGCATTGGCAGTTAAAGACCATCTTTGTCAGGATGGAACTTTTATAGGTAACTTATAAAACTGTGATGTTATGAGATGAAAAGTGAGAACAAGCAATTAGCTAAAATCACAGAGGTAATTTTCTGTAACAACAAAGTTACTCGAGAAATGAAGCTAACATTTATAGAACACCATTTTCAAGTGAGAAGATAACAAGTCCTAACGCTGGCTGCTGCATCCATGATCCTGAATACCAATTTACCTGTGCAAGAAAAATGGATGGAACAAAGCCAAGCATCCCTTCATCTTGTCCAGTTGCAAGAACTAGATACAGAGTACCTGGTGCAAGTCCATATTTTACGAATTTGAGCAACAAGTCCAATTAAGAAACCATTTGAATAACCTAAAACACACATCAAAATTAGTCAAGATCTCCCTCTCTCCGATGCAAGTGTATATTGAGATATATATAGAGACGAGTGTTCGAAATAATAAGTGATCAATGAGCAGGCACCGAACCTTTAAACAGTTATACTGTTTATTGTTGCCTCCACAGTAGTATGCAGTGCAAGACTGAGACGACTATGCAGTGCAAGACCCTTGATGTAATAAATATTTCCACAACAACATGCAACCTTCATAACCAAAAGAGAAAAAAGTACAGAGCATTTGTGTTGTTCCATTTTATTTGGCTTAACTGGCTTTGCAAGGGCTTAAAATATGACCGACTGGCTTCACAGGAATATTTGGCTTAACTGACTTTGTAACCACTAGCGCAGAATGTAAAACACAAACTACAATATCGATCTTGGTGGACTATTGAGATACGCATCACCAAACCTATCTAGCTAGCTGGCTCTTGAGAGTTAACTCACTGGGTCTTGGCACATGTGGTCTGGCAAGTGTGAAAAGGAAAGACTTTGGTCTTGCAGCAGCACCACATGCGCTGAAAATTAAACCCCTAcccagattctggcaaaagaaTCTGGGAGAATCCCCAGATTCTGAAAAGGAATAACTACCAACTGATCTTGGCGGAGACCATCCCTTTATGAAAGTCAAAATTATCTTGCATGCTCCCCCATTTGCTGCCATATCATTCACAAACTAGACCAAGATAATGTTATCACAGAATACACACTGGGTTCAAAAGATTCATTAGGACAAGCTTTTGCAGAGACAAAGAGATCAACTGAAATATATGAAAGCATAATTAGTCGCACAATTAACTAAACTGGATCAATTGAAAAGTGGATTGAATATAAAACTTCATGCTTCACCCAGaataattataattatggtggtgtATTTCATCAACAATGTGCTCAATACAACATTCAAATGATATAGCATCCCTGCTAGATAGCAACCAATCACTACATTTGCagtatgatccaaagaggaagagatgatttTCTTTCAGAACAGAGCACTAACATGCTTGACAAACAAAACGATGCAGAAGGCATTATAAATAAGAATACTAGTGAGAAATAATAAGCGCCTAATTCCGTTATCTAAATTACTAAAAAATGAAATGCGAGAAACAACCAGTTTTATTGCTGAACAGTAATCAGAAGAACAGTAATGAAGTTCGGTGCAAATAAGGTCAATTTTATTTGAAACCATAAAAGAATGGTCTCACAGATGCAGCACTACAAGATTGAGAGTTGAAGATTACTGAATTTAGAGAGAACTGAACGATATTTACTTCTAAGCATAAAAGGCAAACACAAACCAGTATCCAGCACACGTCATATATGTCATGGCAGAGTAACCAACACAGCCTTTATAGGCATTTCCAAGCATTGGCGGATATATCAAAAGGGCCATCTTCGCCCGGATGGAATTTTTGTATGTAACTTATAACAGTGTGATGTTCCGAGAGCAAGCAAAAAAAATCAACGAGTATAACTTTCTGTAGAAGCAAATCTACTTAAGAAATGAAGAAGAATGCGTAGAATACCTTTTTTCAAtggaaaaaataattaaaaagtcaTTTGAAAACCATGCGCTGGCTACTGGGCATCCATGATCCTGAATATGAGTTGCCTGTGCAAACGAActagaaggaaaatattcaagcaTCCCCTCATCTTGTCCAGTTGCAGGAACCGGTTTCCAGTTTGTGCAACTAGTCCATTAAAGGAGCTGATTGATGATGAGACGAGCAAAACTACTAGTGCCCAAGATGACTTGATTGATTCTGAGCCAGTGCGCCTGGACGGGTACCCTATGGAGGAGGAAGCATGTGAGGAGACGGATGAAACATTTTGTAACATAGAGGAACTGCAGCTCGTACAATGGTGGTGGCAAAGGCGAAGAGGTAGGGGATTCATGCGACCCAGGCGCTGGgagtcactggtagaaaaagaggcttccgtccagccccattagtcgcgaaactgtaggaaccgcgactaatgaagtctttagtcgcggttcggcagacgaaccgcgaccaaaggcctgggcccagggcgctcggtggccagctggtgcacgtgaggggctttagtcgcggttggccaggccaaccgcgactaaatgtGCGCAAAGGcccttagtcgcggttggccaggccaaccgcgactaaatgtgcgcaaaggcctttagtcgcggttggccaggccaaccgcgactaaagctcctcccctatatataccagttcagcacgctcacttagccatttggtgccacttctcttcacaagcttcacaagggggtgtaggtttgcttttggttcctcttatgcacacaaggtgtttgatgaaatgccctaagagggtgaaacaaacatgatatgaagtgttggagccacacttgaggttcctcatttattttttcctcctcgatcgcggttagcaacttgaacctttcatgcatgtgtgtcattgataaaatatgcatgtgtgcagttcattgtttaatttatattgtttgtagctagttagtttaacaaatgcatgatggttaattatatattttatattataataatgcagatgaatcggcaatggatgtacggtaaccgactctccggcgagttcactacgggtttgaaagatttcctcgtagtggctaatgcgaacaagcaggggggttttgttatatgtccatgtgttatctgtaagaatcagaagggttactcttcctcaagagatgttcacatgcatctgcttcggcacggtttcatgccaagctataattgttggaccaagcatggagaaagaggggttataatggaagaagatgaagaaggggatgatttcatcgatgaaagctatcttgctcatttcggtgatactttcatggaggatgctgaaggtgaaggggaaggtgaagaagaggcacgtgatgatcccgttgatgatcttggtcggaccattgctgatgcacggagacgctgcgaaactgaaaaggagagggagaatttggatcgcatgttagaggttcacagaaaggcgctgtaccccggatgcgatgatggtctgaaaaagctgggctgcacactggatttgctgaaatggaaggcagaggcaggtgtagctgactcggcatttgaaaatttgctgaaaatgttgaagaatatgtttccaaaggataacgagttgcccgccagtacgtacgaagcaaagaaggttgtctgccctctaggtttagaggttctgaagatacatgcatgcatcaacgactgcatcctctatcgcggtgaatacgagaatttgaatgaatgcccggtatgcactgcattgcgttataagatcagaggcgatgaccctggtgacgatgttgagggccagaaacccaggaagagggttcccgccaaggtgatgtggtatgctcctataataccatggttgaaacgtctgttcaggaacaaagagcatgccaagttgttgcgatggcacaaagaggaccgtaagtcggacgggagttgagacacaccgcagatggaacgcaatggagaaagatcgacagatggttcaaagattttgcagctgacgcaaggaacataagatttgctctaagtacggatggcatgaatccttttggcgagcagagctccagccatagcacctggcccgtgactctatgcatctacaaccttcctccttggttgtgcatgaagcggaagttcattatgatgccagtgctcatccaaggtccgaagcaacccggcaacgacatcgatgtgtacctaaggccattagttgatgaacttttacagctgtggggtggtgtccgtgtgtgggatgagcacaaacaagaggaatttgacctacgagcgttgcttttcgtaaccatcaacgattggcctgctcttagtaacctttcgggactgtcaaataagggatacaatgcatgcacgaactgcttacatgagactgaaagtgtacatttgccaaattgtaagaagaacgtgtaccttgggcatcgtcgatttcttccgaaaattcatccagtaagaaagaaaggcaagcattacaacggcaaggcagatcaccggccgaagcctgcggaacgcactggtgctgaggtatttgatatggtcaaggatttgaaagtcatctttggaaagggtcctggcggacaatcagttccgaagggagctgacgggcacgcagccatgtggaagaagaaatctatattctgggagctagaatattggaaagtcctagatgtccgctctgcaatcgacgtgatgcacgttacgaagaatatttgcgtgaacctcctaagcttcttgggcgtgtatgggaagacaaatgatacaaaggaagcacggcaggaccagcaacgtttgaaggaccctgatgaccggcatccggaatggtttcaaggtcgtgccagctacgctctgaccaaagaagagaaggtcatcttttttgaatgcctgagcagtatgaaggtcccgtctggattctcgtccaatataaagggaataataaacatggcggagaaaaagttccaaaacctgaagtctcacgactgccacgtgattatgacgcaattgcttccgattgctttgagggggctcctgccggaaaatgttcgagtagccattgtgaagctatgtgcattcctcaatgcaatctctcagaaggtaatcaatccagaagttctaccacggttacagaacgatgtgatccaatgtcttgtcagtttcgagttggtgttcccgccatccttcttcaatattatgacgcacctcctggttcacctagtcgaagagattttcgttctcggtcctgtattatggttacatagaggagatatgggaacttgactatggaccctcctttaaggtccctttgttccgttgcaaatggttcaagctaacaggaggtggggtaaaggtggaccagcaatacggaatgacaatggtggatttcaacaatcttggttaccttgacgaaccattcgtcctagcgaaagatgtcgctcaggttttctatgtgaaggacatgagtagcaaaccgaggaaacggaaagataagaaaacgatcagtacatcatgcgatgatccaaagcgccacattgttctttcagggaaaagaaacatcgtgggagtggaggacaagacagacatgtcagaagattataatatgtttgctgaaattccgcccttcaaagtgaacaccgacccaagcattaagttaaatgatgaggatgctccatggatacggcacaatcgtaagcaagcagggacacaagggaagaaatgatgtgtaataatttattgtaccaaactttgttgaatggatcatgtgaattatattacccgtgatgtgttttgtgtccattttcgaatgatacatgaaatttggagtgatgtagtccatgacgctcCATGGATACCAAAGTTTGACGATCAGctgtatttgtatttttagaattttgaattgaattagttttatttttctgaattttttgatatattatttgtatttttaacattttgaattgaattagttttatttttctgaattttttgatatattatttgtatttttaacattttgaattgaattagttttatttttcttaattttttgatatattatttgtatttttagaattttgaattgaattagttttatttttctgaattttttgatatattatttgtatttttagaattttgaattgaattagttttatttttctgaattttttgatatattatttgtatttttaacattttgaattgaattagtttttttttctgaattttttgatatattatttgtatttttagaattttgaattgaattagttttatttttctgaattttttgatatattatttgtatttttagaattttgaattgaattagttttatttttctgaattttttgata encodes:
- the LOC119349962 gene encoding heterodimeric geranylgeranyl pyrophosphate synthase large subunit 1, chloroplastic-like is translated as MRTEASHFVDMPMEASNAKVVCIDPSKGLPMLYEASCSVAHLVHHIYIDPDKHTARVVRAIGELARCIGSEGLVAGQVVDLEITGSTKTVPLDRLEYIHLHKTAALIEASVVIGAIIGGGSDDHIERLRKYARSIGLLFQVIDDILDVTKSSEELGKTSGKDSASDKTAYPKLLGLEKSREFAENLLRDAKEQIAVFDQDKAAPLLSLANYIAYRQN